The stretch of DNA AATAATTATTATAGGAACGCAAAGAAAAAATCTGCAAAAGCGAATTATTAAAATAAAATTCCAAATACTAAAACCAAGGGATTTTTTTTGTGGATATTTTCTGTGAATTTTTATTAAAAAGGGATTGACATTGATAAAAGTAGTAGATATAATATCGTTAGGAATTAGCGAACAAGCTTATTTCCTACAAGGAGGATTATTATGGATACACAATTTGGAGAATATGTAAAAGAAAAAAGGCTTGAAAAAGGCATTAACTTACGCAAGCTAGCCGAAATATTAGATATTGTTCCTGCTTACATGAGCGATATTGAAAAGGGTAGACGTTATCCGCCAGACAAGGAAAAGATCTATAAGATAGCCGAAGCATTAAGTCTTACCGAAATCGAAACGAACAAATTATTTGATTTAGCAGCTTTAGCGAAAGAGAACACGGTTTCTCCTGACTTACCAGAATATATAATGGGTAACGATACACTACGCGTTGCATTGCGTAAAGCACGTGATATCAATGCTGATGAAGACGATTGGTCGAAGGTTATAGAAATGTTAGAAGCTAAGGAAAAAGGAGATAAAAATCCGTGATCTATTATAAGTATTCGCCAACGCAATTAGAGCAAGAAGCTAATAAATTAAATCTGGAGTTTGATGCTGAAAGGTTGGTAAAACCTAAACCTATTGATGTATATGATTTGGTTGATTCAATCGGATGTACACCCGATTGGGTTTACCTCTCACCCGATGGTACTTATTTAGGGATGACTGCATATAACGATGGCTATTGGTGGGCATGGCCAAGCGATCATTATGAAAAAGGAATGATGCCAACCAAAATACCAGTGTATGCTGGAACAATATTGATTGATAGGACAATCTCGGAGGGAAATAACCCTGGAATTGAAAATTTCACAGTAGTCCATGAGTGTTTTCATCAACGGCTTCATAAGAAATGTTTCAATAACAGAGCAGCTAAATATCAGCACTTCTGCGAGAAGAAAGCTTTCCGTACAGAAACAGGAAACCGAAGGAATATGACAGCAATAGAAATTATTGAATATCAGGCAAATTATTGTGCAGCAGCTTTTTTAATGCCTCAAGAGGCGGTTAATAATATTTTCAAAGAAAAATTAGGTTGTAGCACATTACCTGATAGACCTTTACCACTTAATTATAGAGTTAATGACATTATTAGTGAAATGGCAGGTTTGTTTAGCGTAAATTATACACCAATGAAATATAGACTACAGACATTGAACCTAGTTTCACGTGACCCATGCTCAATTGAAGAATATTTTTGTTGTTAGCACTGGAAATGTGCACTTTATTGTACATTTCCATTTTTTTTAACCATAGTGTAGTGAATAAGCGAACAAGCGTATTTACTACAAAGGGAGAGGTGGAGATATTTATGAATAAAAAACTAAAGTGTCCAGTTTGTGGTAAAAGAGCGTGTGACATCTCTGAGTTACCTAAAGAGAAAATCTACATTGAGTTGAAATGTCCTCACTGCAATAAGTTAGTGAAAATCCCTTGTGTTAAGTCCGCTGTTAAAACGGCTTAAACATATAAATTTCAATGTAAGGGGGTGAATAGCATGGCAAAACATTCTTGTAAACAAACATCTAAATCTGTAGCTAGTAAGGCTTCTTCTCTATTAAGAGATGGAAGAACTAGCTCGAAGACAAAATCTGTAGCTGCTAGTGCATTGGCACAAACCAAACGTTATAAAAAGAAATAAGAAACATACCGAGCAATGGAGCCGAGTGTGAGCTACCAAATGGCCGGATGATTTACGAAACGCAAATTCGTAATCATCCGGCCATTTGTGTTTCGTACACTCGGCTTTTTATGTAGTTTTCATACTCGGCTCTTTTCATTTTTGAAAGGAGCCAGAATATGAAAATTAGAATTCAGCACGAAAATAAATCTACCTATTTGGAGGTACCAGACGAGGACTGCACTGTAATGATCGATATGGACTATGAGGACAGGCTATCCTGTGCCGAAGATAAGGAAACGGTGACTCGACGGTCGCCACAGGAAATTATGGACGATCGTTTCAACAAGCCAGAGTACAATAATTGGCATAAACTTGATCGTCATTCAGCTGCTACTACCCCGCCTAAGAAGCTAAATGGAAAAAGGGGCTATTCAAAAGTTACTGATGACAATGAAGGTAAAAACATAAAGGAAAATACGATTGAGTTATATCCTGATAACACCGATGAAGTGACTCGTGAGAAACAAGAAGAGTATGAATACCTCTGTGAAATTATCCGTAAGACCCTCAAGGAAAAACAAGCAGAGTTACTGATTGCTATATTCCTAGATGGTGTTTCTGTAACAGAGTATGCAGAGCGTGAGGGTGTTAGTAAAAGTGCCATTTCACACCGTTTAGATACAGCCAAGAAGAATTTCAAAAAAGTTTTTCCAGAATCCTCAACTTTCCCCTCTTGCCACGGCTAATAGATAGAGGGCAGCACATAAACGCTCTCAAGAAAGAGGTGAAGAACATGAAACACAACTTGAAAATCAGTGTTTCAAAAACTCCACAGTCTGGCGGGATTGTTTCCTGTCGTAATGTCACTATAAGGGAGCGTCTCCTTCGTTTCTTACTTGGTGATAAGCAGAAACTGACTATTCTTGTTCCGGGTGACACCGTACAGGAACTTGCCATCAGTGAGATTAAGGAGGGAGGATTAGACCATGAGCAAAATCAAACTACTTCTTGATGTGGTTGCTGATATGCGTTCTTTGGCAGACAGCATACAAGCGGTTGCTGATGCAATGGAGGGCAATGAACCTGTCGAAGAAAAAGAACCTGCGCCAAAGAAAAAGGAGATCACTCTGGAGGAAGTAAGAGCAAAACTTGCTGAAAAGAGTCAAGCTGGTCTTACTGCCCAAGTAAGAGAAATCATCCAAAAATACGGTGGCTCTAAATTAAGCGAAGTTGACCCAAAACATTATGCAGATATGCTGAAAGATGCGGAGGTACTAGGCAATGAGTAATCACGCAGTACTTTCCGCATCGGGGTCCCATAGGTGGCTGAATTGCCTACCATCTGCAAGATTGGAACTGGAATTTGAAAATAGCGAATCCAATGCAGCCGCCGAAGGTACCGCCGCCCACGCTCTCTGTGAACATAAACTTAAAAAAGCACTTCATATGAGAAGTAAGCGTCCTATCTCAACTTATAACACGGATGAGATGGAAGAACACAGTGATGCTTATGTGGAATTTGTAATGGAGCAGCTTGAACTAGCGAGGCAAAGCTGTACAGACCCATTAATACTTATTGAGCAACGTCTAGATTTTTCCTGCTATGTGCCACAGGGATTCGGAACCGGTGACTGCATCATCATTGGCGATAAAAAGCTTCATATTATCGATTTTAAGTATGGCATGGGTGTGTTAGTAGATGCAGTGGAAAACCCACAGATGAAATTGTATGCTCTTGGTGCTTTGGAAATCTACGATAGCTTGTATGACATCGAGGAGGTTTCTATGACCATCTTCCAGCCACGCAGGGATAATGTCAGCACATGGACAATCCCGGTAAAGGAATTAAAAGATTGGGCAGAAAATGAACTGAAACCAAAGGCGAAGAAGGCTTATGAAGGCGAAGGCGAATACCTTCCAGGTGAATGGTGTACATTCTGTCGAGCAGCTGTTAAATGTCGTGCAAGGGCTGAAGAGAAACTGAAACTAGCACAAATGGAGTTTAAATTGCCACCCCTGCTTACGGACTCTGAAATTGAAGAAGTTCTTTCTAAACTGTCAGACCTTACAAAGTGGTCAAATGAAATCATGGCCTATGCCACGGATGCGGCTGTTAATCACGGTAAAGAGTGGCACGGTTTTAAGGTAGTCGAGGGCAGATCTGTTCGCAAATATAAGGATGAAGAGGCTGTGGCTGAAGTAGCCAAGGCTAATGGTTATAAGGATATCTACCGTCACAGCCTTATTACCTTAACGGAAATGAAGAAACTGATGGGCAAAAAGAAATTTGAAGAAATCCTCGGTGGTCTCATACATAAACCACCAGGCAAGCCGACGCTGGTTCCACTTTCGGATAAGCGGCCAGCTATGAATATATCAAACGTAAAAAACGAATTTAACGAAATAACGGAGGAATTGGAATATGAATAATCAAAACAGAACTAAGGTTGTTACAAGCGTCAACACACGCCTCAGCTACTTTCATGGCTGGGAGCCAGTATCTATCAATGGCGGAGCGGAAAAGTACAGCGTATCCGTATTGATTCCTAAAACAGATAAGGAAACCATCAATGCTATCAATGCAGCCGTAGATGCAGCCATTGAAGAGGGCATTGCAAAGTTTGGTGGTAAAAAGCCGAATAAGGCGGCTATCAAACTACCACTTCGAGATGGTGATGTAGAACGTGATGATGAGGCATATAAAGGGCATTGCTTTGTAAATGCCAACAGCAAGACTCCACCCCAAATAGTAGATAAAGCAGTTAGACCTATCCTGGATCGCAACGAGGTGTACAGTGGTTGTTATGCAAGAGTATCCCTAAATTTCTATGCTTTTAACTCTAATGGCAATAAGGGTGTAGCCTGCGGTCTTGGCAACATCCAGAAGATAAGAGATGGAGAGCCTTTAGGTGGAAGAACCAATGCAGCTGACGATTTCACAACTATTGAAGATGATGATTTTCTAGCATAAAGAATAAATGCAGGCGTGGTGGTGGAGGTTGTTCTTCTGCCACCTCGTTTGCATTGGAAAGGGCGGTAATACATGAATTCTATTTCTATTGATATTGAAACATTTAGCAGTGCTAATCTTCAAAAGTCTGGAGTTTACCGTTATGCCGAGAGTGATGATTTTGAAATTCTACTATTTGGCTATTCGGTGGATGGCGGTGAAGTACAGGTGGTTGACCTTGCCAGTGGGGAGGAAATCCCCGATGAAATTATAAACGCACTTATGGATGATTCCGTTACCAAGTGGGCTTTCAATGCAATGTTTGAGCGTGTGTGTCTATCAAAATGGCTTAACCTTACAGAATATCTTGACCCCGCATCCTGGAAATGCTCCATGATATGGTCGGCATATATGGGATTACCTCTTTCTTTGGAGGGAGTCGGTGCAGTTCTAGGTTTGGAGAAACAAAAGCTAACAGAGGGTAAAGACCTCATCAA from Bacillus xiapuensis encodes:
- a CDS encoding helix-turn-helix domain-containing protein; translation: MDTQFGEYVKEKRLEKGINLRKLAEILDIVPAYMSDIEKGRRYPPDKEKIYKIAEALSLTEIETNKLFDLAALAKENTVSPDLPEYIMGNDTLRVALRKARDINADEDDWSKVIEMLEAKEKGDKNP
- a CDS encoding ImmA/IrrE family metallo-endopeptidase → MIYYKYSPTQLEQEANKLNLEFDAERLVKPKPIDVYDLVDSIGCTPDWVYLSPDGTYLGMTAYNDGYWWAWPSDHYEKGMMPTKIPVYAGTILIDRTISEGNNPGIENFTVVHECFHQRLHKKCFNNRAAKYQHFCEKKAFRTETGNRRNMTAIEIIEYQANYCAAAFLMPQEAVNNIFKEKLGCSTLPDRPLPLNYRVNDIISEMAGLFSVNYTPMKYRLQTLNLVSRDPCSIEEYFCC
- a CDS encoding ECF-type sigma factor; translation: MKIRIQHENKSTYLEVPDEDCTVMIDMDYEDRLSCAEDKETVTRRSPQEIMDDRFNKPEYNNWHKLDRHSAATTPPKKLNGKRGYSKVTDDNEGKNIKENTIELYPDNTDEVTREKQEEYEYLCEIIRKTLKEKQAELLIAIFLDGVSVTEYAEREGVSKSAISHRLDTAKKNFKKVFPESSTFPSCHG
- a CDS encoding rRNA biogenesis protein rrp5 — its product is MSKIKLLLDVVADMRSLADSIQAVADAMEGNEPVEEKEPAPKKKEITLEEVRAKLAEKSQAGLTAQVREIIQKYGGSKLSEVDPKHYADMLKDAEVLGNE
- a CDS encoding DUF2800 domain-containing protein; protein product: MSNHAVLSASGSHRWLNCLPSARLELEFENSESNAAAEGTAAHALCEHKLKKALHMRSKRPISTYNTDEMEEHSDAYVEFVMEQLELARQSCTDPLILIEQRLDFSCYVPQGFGTGDCIIIGDKKLHIIDFKYGMGVLVDAVENPQMKLYALGALEIYDSLYDIEEVSMTIFQPRRDNVSTWTIPVKELKDWAENELKPKAKKAYEGEGEYLPGEWCTFCRAAVKCRARAEEKLKLAQMEFKLPPLLTDSEIEEVLSKLSDLTKWSNEIMAYATDAAVNHGKEWHGFKVVEGRSVRKYKDEEAVAEVAKANGYKDIYRHSLITLTEMKKLMGKKKFEEILGGLIHKPPGKPTLVPLSDKRPAMNISNVKNEFNEITEELEYE
- a CDS encoding DUF2815 family protein, producing the protein MNNQNRTKVVTSVNTRLSYFHGWEPVSINGGAEKYSVSVLIPKTDKETINAINAAVDAAIEEGIAKFGGKKPNKAAIKLPLRDGDVERDDEAYKGHCFVNANSKTPPQIVDKAVRPILDRNEVYSGCYARVSLNFYAFNSNGNKGVACGLGNIQKIRDGEPLGGRTNAADDFTTIEDDDFLA